One Pyrococcus furiosus DSM 3638 genomic window, AACTTTATAAGTGCTGAAAACTTCTCTTCTGTGTCTAGGTCTTTGAGTGTTCCTAGGTATAAAGAAGGCGTCCCATATGCAAATCCAACAACATCAATTCTTTTTGGAGGATTAACCTCCCTTTTCATTTTTTCTGTGATAAAGCTGTATACACCCTCTCCTATTTTTGAGTTGTACTTGATTTCTTTCTTTACAACTATTCCCTCAAGGGTGTTAAATATCTCCAGCCTACTAACCATCAACTTCGGATATTTTTTCGATTATACTATAAATTTTTCCGAAAATTTTTTGACAAATTGTTAAACGAGTTAATTACCTCATATGCAGAACCCAAAGAAAAACCTACAGGAGGAGATACTATTAGGATAAGCTGTGGGGTGTCAGGTTTAAGTTACTGGCAGTACTTTAGAAAAAGAAGGGGGAACATGAAGTCTGAAACCATTATTTACTGGGTGGTTTCAGCCTTAAAACCCTTTCGTCGCAACAAAATCCCACCAGAAAAGAAAATCAGGGGAGTAGAATTATACCTGCGAGGCCTCAGTTACCGGCAAACCGCCAGAATACTCAAAATCAGTCACGTAACAGTCTGGGAGGCAGTCCAAAAACTCGCAGAAGCAGTTTACAAGCCAAAAATCCTCGCAGTCAAAAAACAGCGAAACTTCATCGCAGTTGACGAAACAGTAATAAAAATCAACGGGAAGAAAAGATACCTCTGGGCTGCAATTGACGTTGAGAGCAAGGAAGTTTTAGCAGTCTGGATTACGACTGTTAGAAACTGGTGGGTTGCCAGGGATTTCATTCTGGTTGTTTTAAAGTCGTGTGAAGGGCAGCCTGTCTTTCTGGTTGACAGGGCGAGCTGGTATAAGTCTGCTTTTAAGAGTTTGAGGTTGGGTTATCTGCATGTGACTTTCGGGCCGAGGAACAGTGTTGAGCGCTGGTTTAGGACGTTGAAGGAGAGGACGAAGCGTTTCTGGAATAATTTCAGGGGTAAAGACTGGAGGAGGGTTCAT contains:
- a CDS encoding IS6-like element ISPfu1 family transposase; protein product: MKSETIIYWVVSALKPFRRNKIPPEKKIRGVELYLRGLSYRQTARILKISHVTVWEAVQKLAEAVYKPKILAVKKQRNFIAVDETVIKINGKKRYLWAAIDVESKEVLAVWITTVRNWWVARDFILVVLKSCEGQPVFLVDRASWYKSAFKSLRLGYLHVTFGPRNSVERWFRTLKERTKRFWNNFRGKDWRRVHRFVFLFAFWYNFVRIHSSFGDPPGDVTEWLQEVMPQLS